A part of Salvelinus alpinus chromosome 5, SLU_Salpinus.1, whole genome shotgun sequence genomic DNA contains:
- the LOC139575140 gene encoding uncharacterized protein yields MASKYITEIAISTSPEKEKELHGQGYQKTNVNLNQGNSSTTKVYIWFRNGSGEPITRVQFSFTDKMKEDLKKAGFTELPANLNSGTHGDVIQLWYHSGASPKYDIPIEDLFLTTNEKEEASQFKLGWERLPCNLNRGNPGDFITLWLKRKSETYICDVAATTSVQQHMNLFKEGYIRMDEDLNRGSGGNPIFLWYRQSTSMDSGITGMDASINHAQDSRLQNAGFTVVNVNLNDGTSGQPVMVWFKKVGSLPIKALTVTSNNKDVCPYKEAGLILIDKNLNTGNNGMPLYLWYGK; encoded by the coding sequence ATGGcttctaaatacatcacagaaATTGCAATCTCCACTAGCCCTGAAAAGGAGAAAGAGCTTCATGGCCAAGGCTATCAAAAGACAAATGTCAACCTCAACCAAGGCAATTCATCCACCACTAAAGTTTACATCTGGTTCAGAAATGGCAGTGGTGAACCCATCACCAGAGTCCAGTTTTCATTCACTGATAAAATGAAAGAGGACCTGAAAAAAGCAGGGTTCACTGAGCTCCCAGCAAACCTCAACTCTGGAACACACGGAGACGTCATCCAGCTGTGGTACCATAGTGGTGCAAGCCCTAAGTACGACATTCCCATTGAAGATCTCTTCCTCACCACTAATGAGAAGGAAGAGGCCTCTCAATTCAAGCTCGGCTGGGAAAGACTACCTTGCAATCTGAACCGCGGTAACCCAGGAGATTTCATCACCCTCTGGttgaagagaaagagtgagaccTACATCTGTGACGTTGCTGCCACCACCTCAGTTCAACAACACATGAACCTTTTCAAAGAGGGCTACATCCGGATGGATGAAGATCTCAATAGAGGTTCTGGAGGAAACCCCATCTTCCTCTGGTACCGTCAATCCACCTCAATGGACAGCGGGATCACCGGGATGGATGCATCCATCAACCATGCACAGGATTCCAGGCTTCAGAATGCTGGTTTCACCGTGGTGAATGTTAACCTCAATGATGGAACAAGCGGTCAGCCAGTGATGGTCTGGTTCAAGAAAGTTGGATCTCTCCCGATTAAGGCCTTGACCGTTACATCCAACAACAAGGATGTTTGTCCTTATAAGGAGGCCGGCTTGATCCTCATCGATAAAAATCTGAATACTGGCAACAATGGTATGCCCCTCTACCTCTGGTATGGCAAGTAA
- the LOC139575139 gene encoding uncharacterized protein: MYKRDTQLFDVTLSPREDTFTQRRHFLPEKTLSPREDIFSQRRHVLPEKTHSPREDTFSQRRHILPEKTHSPREDTFSQRRHILPEKTLSPREDTFSQRRHILPEKTHSPREDTFSQRRHILPEKTHSTREDTFSQRRHILPEKTHSPREDTFYQRRHILPEKTHSPREDTFTQRRHSRTEEELNIADTCLQRHKMASKYITEIAISTSPEKEKELHGQGYQKTNVNLNQGNSSTTKVYIWFRNGSGEPITRVQFSFTDKMKEDLKKAGFTELPANLNSGTHGDVIQLWYHSGASPKYDIPIEDLFLTTDENKEAAQFKLGWERLPCNLNRGNPGDFITLWLKRKSETYICDVAATTSVQQHMNLFKEGYIRMDEDLNRGSGGNPIFLWYRQSTEMGGGITEMDASINHAQDSILQNAGFTVVNVNLNDGTSGQPVMVWFKKVGSLPIKALTVTSNNKDGCPYKEASLILIDKNLNTGNNGMPLYLWYGK; encoded by the exons ATGTATAAAAGAGACACTCAGCTCTTCGATGtgacactttctcccagagaagacactttcacccagagaagacactttctcccagagaagacactttctcccagagaagacattttctcccagagaagacacgttctcccagagaagacacattctcccagagaagacacattctcccagagaagacacattctcccagagaagacacattctcccagagaagacacattctcccagagaagacacattctcccagagaagacactttctcccagagaagacacattctcccagagaagacacattctcccagagaagacacattctcccagagaagacacattctcccagagaagacacattctcccagagaagacacattctaccagagaagacactttctcccagagaagacacattctcccagagaagacacattctcccagagaagacacattctaccagagaagacacattctcccagagaagacacattctcccagagaagacacattcacCCAGAGAAGACACTCCAGAACAGAGGAAGAACTCAACATCGCAG ACACTTGTCTCCAACGACACAAAATGGcttctaaatacatcacagaaATTGCAATCTCCACTAGCCCTGAAAAGGAGAAAGAGCTTCATGGCCAAGGCTATCAAAAGACAAATGTCAACCTCAACCAAGGCAATTCATCCACCACTAAAGTTTACATCTGGTTCAGAAATGGCAGTGGTGAACCCATCACCAGAGTCCAGTTTTCATTCACTGATAAAATGAAAGAGGACCTGAAAAAAGCAGGGTTCACTGAGCTCCCAGCAAACCTCAACTCTGGAACACACGGAGACGTCATCCAGCTGTGGTACCATAGTGGTGCAAGCCCTAAGTACGACATTCCCATTGAAGATCTCTTCCTCACCACTGATGAGAACAAAGAGGCCGCTCAATTCAAGCTCGGCTGGGAAAGGCTACCTTGCAATCTGAACCGCGGTAACCCAGGAGATTTCATCACCCTCTGGttgaagagaaagagtgagaccTACATCTGTGACGTTGCTGCCACCACCTCAGTTCAACAACACATGAACCTTTTCAAAGAGGGCTACATCCGGATGGATGAAGATCTCAATAGAGGTTCTGGAGGAAACCCCATCTTCCTCTGGTACCGTCAATCCACTGAAATGGGCGGCGGGATCACCGAGATGGATGCATCCATCAACCATGCACAGGATTCCATCCTACAGAACGCTGGTTTCACCGTGGTGAATGTTAACCTCAATGATGGAACAAGCGGTCAGCCAGTGATGGTCTGGTTCAAGAAAGTTGGATCTCTCCCGATCAAGGCCTTGACCGTTACATCCAACAACAAGGATGGTTGTCCTTATAAGGAGGCCAGCTTGATCCTCATCGATAAAAATCTGAATACTGGCAACAATGGTATGCCCCTCTACCTCTGGTATGGCAAATAA